A region of the Arachis hypogaea cultivar Tifrunner chromosome 15, arahy.Tifrunner.gnm2.J5K5, whole genome shotgun sequence genome:
TTTGGTCCAAAAAAACCCcataaaacagtaaagaaaattgaaaaatcaATTCACTTGTTTCAATAGTATGTACAAAAAAATCGtcaccaaacaaaaaaaaacagcATGTACTGTGTACAAAAACATACACATCAATCTTCACTCCAATCAAACATGGTAAAACATAGTACTCCCTTTTAACAGTTTTCCTTCAATTCCTTTCATTCACTTACTCTCAAGACCTTAAAGACTAAAGTTCCATCCTATTTTGAAACCGTTTTTAACAAAGATTTGGCGACCAGAACATcaagtaaaatatatttatgttataAAAAGCTCCATGCATCAACACATTTACATTCCTTACTGTCTAAACTGTGCAGCAAAAAGAATTTATACTCTTATACAAACAATCTTTCTAGTTATTGAGAAAAGGGTATTTCAATTCAACATAGTTTTCTGCATCCCATAGGAATGATCCAAACGCAACAGCTTCCAAAACTAACATGGTCAACCCTGAGAATGCAATTGAAAGCACTTCATCATTGGGAGTTTCAATTGAaccatcctcagaaactctgATGTCAGGCCTTCCAAACAAGGCCTGAGTTTGCTTTTCGATCAACGACATAGCTTCCTTCGACCGGATAGTGGCAAGTCTCTGAAGTGTCTCGCTGTCCAACTGCATCACATAAGATCGCAACCGGTATGATTTGCCTTCTTCATTTTCCATGTAGTCCCCATCACTATAAACATCATCAAAAGCACGAATTGTGATCAAGGAATCCGGGTCCCAGAGCTGGTTTGAAGGCGGCGCCGGTTCGTCGAAACTTACATTGGCTTTACCAAAGTCCTTTGGGAGGGTCCCCATTGTCCTTTCAAGCTGATACCTCTCATCAACTCGCTTGAGAAAGTATCCATACATTATTGAAGCAGCATAGAGCTTTCCAAGCTTAATTTTACTAATCTGAACAATTGTCTGAAGAGGTCCAACAAGCCTTTCGCCTAGTACTAAAGACAAGTGACTCTGGATCATCTCGAATGCCTCCGTAGAATGAACAGCTTCTAGCTTCAGCTCTTGGTTTGGCCAGAAATCCACTCGGCCGGTAGGATCTGATGTTGCTGAGATCTTTGGAATCATTGAAATGTTGTTTTCCAAAAACTTATTTACAACCGAGCAGTACATGATCTCTTCCAAAGTTGTAcgcttttctttctctttaactTCAGCAATCCTCCTGAAATTCAGATCAGACAGAATTGGTCACTTTTGCACTACAAATAGCTAAATCAATATACAGCCAAATGAACTATAATCCCACTTTTGGTTTGTGATAATCTTCCAGAGCTTTTACAATAGCATATTCATGGAATCAAGGTATCATTCTTACTTGTAAAGGGGATCCTGAGATGAAGTAGAAGATTCTTCCTTCTGCTCATCTCTTGCGGTTTGAAGATTCTCTAGCTGCTGATCAATGGTTGCTAGCAGTAGATGAGGATGGGTTTGTGAAATTTGTTCCAGAAGCTGACCTACGGGTGTTTCGAGTTGGAGGGGAGCGAAATGTGCTAAATTATCACTTGAACCTGCTGATGCTCTTGTAACTAAGCCTCTACTTCGGAAACTATAAAGTTCATTATAGTGCTTGGCATTGCAACAAGAAGGAAAGCTCTACAAATAAAGGAATACTTTAAACAAGCTGGCATTACAAGAATAAGACAGAATAATGTAAGTGGAAATCAAGATGAACAATGTATTAGAGAAAATCATACAGGCATAAGTTATATATggagaaaaaaaataaggattaaaaAAGCACATCAAAACCAAATTTTCACAACTTAAGCTAATAGATTGATGTAAGCTCAAAgccaaaaggataaaagaacTAGCTCTTCAATATGAACAAGATGAAGCTAGCACAAATGTTTTGTCAACAAATGCATGAACTACAGTAGAACCTTTTAAATTGCTTGGGGGCAGTATAGCGAGCATGAGTTGATTGGGGGATAAAAAGGAATACCAATTAATAGTCAACAAGAGTTTTCACAACAATCATACAAGGAGAACCAATCGTATTTGTTACTCTAAACACATTGGTTAATAATTATTACATAAATTATTTGTAACTAATGTTATTTAAACAACATTACAACAACAACATTTGCTACAAGCTTCTTCAATCCTAAACTCTGCATGCCCACTATATTTTATGCTTTTTTTCAGCTTTCATGGGAAGAAGATAAATTCTTTAACCTCAAAGTCTCAATCTTCAGTCATAGTAAATCAATTTTGTTTCAGATAGCACATATCTCGCTTTCAAGCTAAATTCAAAACGTTTTCCAATATCAGGAGAATTAAGATTATTCTAGAAAACAAGCAGAAAGAAAGTGAAGATGATATCCTGGAAAGCTTACTTTAAGAAATCCACTTGAAATAAAGTTCTTGGCATCAGAAACAGCACAAGTGTTCAAATGGCGGAATTCTGGTAACCTAAGAGATGCAGAAGGTGGAAGTACCACCAATACATCACTGATAGCACCTGAGATTTGCATTACCAAGATTGTGACTTTCGCACTCCGACGATTATGGCTATATTGGACAAGAAGCAAAGGCCGAAAGGGGTAAGGAAAGGTTGTTCACATAGTTTGCTCATGactaattttcataaaaaaaactaCACATGCATATATTAACTAGAAACAAAAGTATCTCTACCCAATAACGCAGATAAAGAAAGTCATGATAACTTTAAAGGAGGTTCTTGGAGTTGGACTATATAGTATACACCTCAATATAATACTGGGTCTGGCATACATACATCTATCTCAATGAAAACACAGTAAATCCAACTCCAAAACTGTTGCAGATTTTAAGCATAAAATCCAGCagaagaaagagagaaacaaAAGCCAATATAAGCTTACAATAATTCTCCACcagaaaaattaaactaaaataaaatgaaagcatGCCGTTCAATGTTTTTGGCTCAATATTTTTGCATTCAATAACCACTTCAAGCATACAATACTGCATACATCTTCTCCCCACGAACCCCAAAAATAGATGTAGGTAACTAAAACATTCAACTAAGTCCCAAAACTCTTAACATAACAACGAGAG
Encoded here:
- the LOC112747458 gene encoding UV-B-induced protein At3g17800, chloroplastic-like yields the protein MQISGAISDVLVVLPPSASLRLPEFRHLNTCAVSDAKNFISSGFLKSFPSCCNAKHYNELYSFRSRGLVTRASAGSSDNLAHFAPLQLETPVGQLLEQISQTHPHLLLATIDQQLENLQTARDEQKEESSTSSQDPLYKRIAEVKEKEKRTTLEEIMYCSVVNKFLENNISMIPKISATSDPTGRVDFWPNQELKLEAVHSTEAFEMIQSHLSLVLGERLVGPLQTIVQISKIKLGKLYAASIMYGYFLKRVDERYQLERTMGTLPKDFGKANVSFDEPAPPSNQLWDPDSLITIRAFDDVYSDGDYMENEEGKSYRLRSYVMQLDSETLQRLATIRSKEAMSLIEKQTQALFGRPDIRVSEDGSIETPNDEVLSIAFSGLTMLVLEAVAFGSFLWDAENYVELKYPFLNN